From the genome of Streptomyces showdoensis, one region includes:
- a CDS encoding D-alanyl-D-alanine carboxypeptidase family protein, with protein MWASAAAVLVAGAGGWIGLSDGSGPGAGRPTAQASPQAALRARLDLPWPEEGQASVAVEGVGSLGVSGGREPVPIASVAKVMTAYQILRDHPLRAGEDGPEITVDETAAQESHSLSESAAPVRQGQRLTQRKLLELLLLPSGNNVARLLARWDAGSEEAFVARMNRTAASLGMTRTRYTGASGLEATTRSTAEDQLTLARRAMEQPVLREVVAMRETTVPGHPGPLANTNRLLDEPGVIGLKTGSSTPAGGNLMWAAEVGSGAARHLVLGVVLGQRAHTSPAEGLRAALERSGRLVDALRRDLPSALAEVRS; from the coding sequence GTGTGGGCCTCGGCAGCCGCCGTCCTCGTGGCGGGCGCCGGCGGCTGGATCGGGCTCTCGGACGGATCCGGTCCGGGTGCCGGCCGCCCCACCGCCCAGGCCTCGCCCCAGGCGGCGCTGCGGGCCCGGCTCGACCTGCCGTGGCCCGAGGAGGGCCAGGCGAGCGTCGCGGTCGAGGGAGTCGGCAGCCTCGGCGTCAGCGGCGGGCGGGAGCCGGTGCCGATCGCGAGCGTCGCCAAGGTGATGACCGCGTACCAGATCCTCCGCGACCATCCGCTCCGGGCCGGCGAGGACGGGCCGGAGATCACGGTCGACGAGACCGCCGCGCAGGAGTCCCACTCGCTCTCCGAGTCCGCCGCCCCGGTGCGGCAGGGCCAGCGCCTCACCCAGCGCAAGCTGCTGGAACTGCTCCTGCTGCCCTCCGGCAACAACGTCGCCCGGCTGCTGGCCCGCTGGGACGCGGGGAGCGAGGAGGCGTTCGTGGCGAGGATGAACCGGACCGCCGCCTCGCTCGGCATGACCCGCACCCGGTACACCGGCGCCAGCGGGCTCGAGGCCACCACGCGCAGCACCGCGGAGGACCAGCTCACCCTCGCCCGCCGCGCCATGGAGCAGCCGGTCCTCCGGGAGGTGGTCGCGATGCGCGAGACGACGGTGCCCGGCCATCCCGGCCCCCTCGCCAACACCAACCGGCTCCTGGACGAGCCCGGCGTGATCGGCCTGAAGACCGGGTCGAGCACGCCCGCGGGCGGCAACCTCATGTGGGCCGCGGAGGTGGGTTCGGGTGCCGCCCGGCACCTGGTGCTCGGGGTCGTCCTCGGCCAGCGGGCCCACACCTCGCCCGCCGAGGGGCTGCGGGCGGCCCTGGAGCGCAGCGGCCGCCTCGTCGACGCGCTGCGGCGGGACCTCCCCTCGGCCCTGGCGGAGGTACGGTCGTGA
- a CDS encoding thioredoxin family protein, which yields MAQRVHQPREDAEFAFILRVSDVPVLAYFIGTWPKAIEPCRAMDLVVGGLADAYAGRLTAVRTDITRCPETTRRYGVTGAPSYVLLKDAEAVAHGTGPMSSTELREFVDAHL from the coding sequence ATGGCACAGCGGGTGCATCAGCCGCGTGAGGACGCGGAGTTCGCGTTCATCCTCAGGGTGAGCGACGTGCCGGTCCTCGCGTACTTCATCGGGACCTGGCCCAAGGCCATCGAGCCCTGCCGGGCGATGGACCTGGTCGTGGGCGGCCTCGCGGACGCGTACGCGGGCCGCCTGACGGCCGTCCGCACCGACATCACGCGCTGTCCGGAGACGACCCGACGGTACGGGGTGACCGGAGCACCGTCCTACGTCCTGCTGAAGGACGCGGAGGCGGTGGCCCACGGCACGGGGCCGATGAGCAGCACCGAGCTGCGGGAATTCGTGGACGCCCACCTCTGA
- a CDS encoding DUF7507 domain-containing protein: MSTPPPVPLRVALVNGSFEEPSVTDMAFLPDASQTQAPRHVPGWLTTATDHMIELWHSGFNGVPSADGEQFAELNANQVSTLYQDLPTTPGTKLYWRLYHRGRQGQDTMALDIGAPGGVIEQRTFTDGNTAWGYYTGTYTVPAGQTTTRFAFRSVSAAGGNRGIGNFLDGIFFGTAPHVVLTKTAVPVGPLDVGDVVTYRITAKNEGGGAAERLTLTDVLPAGTTYVPGSLRVISGPNSGAKTDRAGDDQASYDAAANAVVFRLGSDASATQGGSLANTAALPGGTTVEYRVVLGLETAGTHVSNTATAAYENRLGPTPESLTATSDEAVTEVRPAADLDVTKAADSTTVTVGQTVSYRVTVHNAGPSPATGVTVTDRLPDGLVFLSADASRGAYDPATGRWAVGDLAVGARATLTLRAKATTTGLITNTATVTAVEKDPDPTDNTDSVSVCVEPAPACCDPCTPRA; this comes from the coding sequence ATGAGCACACCTCCCCCCGTCCCGTTGCGGGTCGCCCTCGTCAACGGCAGCTTCGAGGAACCGTCCGTCACCGACATGGCGTTCCTGCCGGACGCCTCCCAGACGCAGGCCCCGCGGCACGTCCCGGGCTGGCTCACCACCGCCACCGACCACATGATCGAGTTATGGCACTCCGGCTTCAACGGCGTGCCGTCGGCGGACGGCGAGCAGTTCGCCGAGCTCAACGCCAACCAGGTCTCGACCCTCTACCAGGACCTGCCGACCACCCCCGGCACCAAGCTGTACTGGCGGCTCTACCACCGCGGCCGGCAGGGGCAGGACACCATGGCCCTGGACATCGGGGCCCCGGGCGGCGTGATCGAGCAGCGCACGTTCACCGACGGCAACACGGCGTGGGGCTACTACACCGGGACCTACACCGTCCCGGCCGGGCAGACCACCACCCGCTTCGCCTTCCGCTCCGTCTCGGCGGCCGGCGGCAACCGGGGGATCGGCAACTTCCTCGACGGGATCTTCTTCGGCACCGCGCCGCACGTGGTGCTCACCAAGACGGCGGTCCCGGTGGGCCCGTTGGACGTCGGTGACGTCGTCACGTACCGGATCACCGCGAAGAACGAGGGCGGCGGGGCCGCCGAGCGGCTCACCCTGACCGACGTGCTCCCCGCCGGGACCACGTACGTGCCCGGTTCCCTGCGCGTCATCTCCGGTCCGAACAGCGGGGCGAAGACCGACCGGGCAGGGGACGACCAGGCCTCCTACGACGCCGCCGCGAACGCGGTGGTCTTCCGGCTGGGCAGCGACGCCTCCGCGACCCAGGGCGGGAGCCTGGCCAACACGGCGGCCCTGCCGGGCGGCACGACCGTCGAGTACCGGGTCGTGCTCGGCCTGGAGACCGCCGGGACGCACGTCAGCAACACGGCCACCGCGGCCTACGAGAACCGGCTCGGCCCCACGCCCGAGTCGCTGACGGCCACGTCCGACGAGGCCGTCACCGAGGTCCGGCCGGCGGCCGACCTGGACGTGACGAAGGCGGCCGACTCCACCACCGTGACCGTGGGCCAGACGGTGTCCTACCGCGTGACCGTCCACAACGCCGGACCCAGCCCGGCGACCGGGGTCACCGTGACCGACCGGCTCCCGGACGGCCTCGTGTTCCTCTCCGCGGACGCGTCCCGCGGCGCCTACGACCCCGCGACCGGGCGGTGGGCCGTCGGCGATCTGGCCGTCGGGGCCCGCGCGACGCTCACCCTGCGCGCGAAGGCGACCACGACCGGCCTGATCACCAACACCGCCACCGTCACGGCCGTCGAGAAGGACCCCGACCCGACCGACAACACCGACTCGGTGAGCGTCTGCGTCGAACCGGCACCGGCCTGCTGCGACCCCTGCACCCCCCGCGCCTAG
- the ligA gene encoding NAD-dependent DNA ligase LigA: MTATPALEACPALSTRADYEAALDRLREASRAYYGGANSPLDDASFDALRRAVLEWEAAHPSESAGSPTGLVADGAAPAGDVPHTSRLLSLDNVFSPEELTGWEASLRRRLGREAEGGFTVEPKLDGAAVAARYRDGRLVQIVTRGDGTHGEDVSHVIGSIVGLPERLAAPVTFEARGEVLFTQEQFETANEVRTAHGGAPFANPRNGAAGTLRAKDRPYRLEMTFWAYGAVDLDGETFLPASGTHAEVLAAVAGAGVRTTAATPAGLHVVGTIAEAQTKVDAIAAIRAGLPFGIDGVVIKANSAAEQEAAGFGSRFPHWAIAYKLAAVERQTVLEDVVWEVGRTGVLAPTAVLTPVEIDGSTVSRATLHNPADIARRGLHLGDTVTVYKAGDIIPRVQAPVVELRPAGAVPVPLPRACPNCGSGIDTSQERWRCAKGTACALAPLIEYAAGRDILDIDGLGKTYVKALIDSGLVGDVADLFTLTEEQLTEASGSEKRGAKLAEQLGLARSRPLSRVFCALGIPGTGRSMSRRIAAHFGTMDAVRAASVEDLQAVEGIGSEKAPVVVAELAALAPVVDKLIAAGVNMSEPRQPAADTAADGGGPLAGRTVVVTGKMTGRLDGLGRTQMNELIERAGGRAGSGVNAKTSYLVAAPSPSGKPSSKAAAAQKLGVEVLTPEEFAELVADHLA, from the coding sequence ATGACCGCGACTCCCGCCCTTGAGGCGTGCCCCGCCCTGTCCACCCGCGCCGACTACGAGGCCGCGCTCGACCGGCTCCGCGAGGCCTCGCGCGCCTACTACGGCGGCGCGAACAGCCCGCTGGACGACGCCTCGTTCGACGCCCTGCGCCGCGCCGTACTGGAGTGGGAGGCCGCGCACCCGAGCGAGTCGGCCGGGTCGCCGACCGGGCTCGTCGCGGACGGCGCGGCGCCCGCGGGCGACGTCCCGCACACCTCCCGACTGCTCAGTCTCGACAACGTGTTCAGCCCCGAGGAGCTGACCGGGTGGGAGGCGTCGCTGCGGCGACGGCTCGGGCGCGAGGCCGAGGGCGGGTTCACGGTCGAGCCGAAACTGGACGGCGCCGCCGTCGCCGCGCGCTACCGGGACGGGCGTCTCGTACAGATCGTCACCCGCGGCGACGGCACCCACGGCGAGGACGTCAGCCACGTCATCGGCTCCATCGTCGGGCTGCCCGAGCGGCTCGCCGCGCCGGTCACGTTCGAGGCCCGCGGCGAGGTCCTGTTCACCCAGGAGCAGTTCGAGACCGCGAACGAGGTGCGCACCGCGCACGGCGGCGCCCCCTTCGCCAACCCGCGCAACGGGGCGGCCGGCACGCTGCGGGCGAAGGACCGGCCGTACCGGCTGGAGATGACGTTCTGGGCGTACGGTGCGGTCGACCTGGACGGTGAAACGTTCCTGCCCGCATCGGGGACGCACGCCGAGGTGCTGGCCGCGGTCGCCGGCGCCGGTGTGCGGACCACCGCCGCGACCCCGGCCGGACTGCACGTGGTCGGCACGATCGCCGAGGCGCAGACGAAGGTGGACGCGATCGCCGCGATCCGCGCCGGGCTCCCGTTCGGCATCGACGGCGTCGTCATCAAGGCCAACAGCGCCGCCGAACAGGAGGCGGCGGGCTTCGGCAGCCGCTTCCCGCACTGGGCCATCGCGTACAAGCTGGCCGCCGTCGAGCGGCAGACGGTGCTCGAGGACGTGGTGTGGGAGGTCGGCCGCACCGGCGTCCTCGCCCCGACCGCCGTGCTCACTCCGGTCGAGATCGACGGCTCCACCGTCTCCCGGGCCACGCTGCACAACCCGGCCGACATCGCCCGCCGCGGCCTCCACCTCGGCGACACCGTCACCGTCTACAAGGCCGGCGACATCATCCCCCGCGTCCAGGCCCCGGTCGTCGAACTCCGCCCCGCGGGCGCCGTCCCGGTCCCGCTCCCCCGGGCGTGCCCGAACTGCGGCAGCGGGATCGACACGAGCCAGGAGCGGTGGCGCTGCGCCAAGGGCACCGCGTGCGCGCTCGCCCCGCTGATCGAGTACGCCGCCGGGCGCGACATCCTCGACATCGACGGCCTGGGCAAGACCTACGTCAAGGCCCTCATCGACTCCGGTCTCGTGGGTGACGTGGCGGACCTGTTCACCCTGACCGAGGAGCAGCTGACGGAAGCCTCCGGCAGCGAGAAGCGCGGCGCGAAGCTCGCCGAGCAGCTCGGACTCGCCCGGTCGCGCCCGCTCAGCCGCGTCTTCTGCGCGCTCGGCATCCCGGGCACGGGCCGCAGCATGTCCCGGCGGATCGCCGCGCACTTCGGGACCATGGACGCCGTCCGCGCCGCGTCCGTGGAGGACCTGCAGGCCGTCGAGGGCATCGGTTCGGAGAAGGCTCCCGTCGTCGTCGCGGAACTCGCCGCGCTCGCCCCGGTCGTCGACAAGCTGATCGCCGCCGGGGTGAACATGAGCGAGCCCCGGCAGCCCGCCGCCGACACGGCGGCCGACGGCGGAGGGCCGCTGGCGGGCCGGACCGTGGTGGTCACCGGCAAGATGACCGGGCGCCTCGACGGTCTCGGCCGGACGCAGATGAACGAGCTGATCGAACGCGCCGGCGGCCGGGCCGGCAGCGGCGTCAACGCCAAGACCTCCTACCTCGTCGCCGCCCCCTCCCCGTCCGGCAAGCCGAGCTCGAAGGCGGCCGCCGCGCAGAAGCTCGGCGTCGAGGTGCTGACGCCCGAGGAGTTCGCCGAGCTCGTCGCCGACCACCTCGCCTGA
- a CDS encoding isocitrate lyase/PEP mutase family protein produces MSARDRSFRSLLEGGEIVLAPGAADAVTARLVEAAGFPAVYMTGFGATAGRLGMPDIGLLSQTEMTEHARNMTRAVSIPVIADADTGYGGPSNIDRTVREYVQAGVAAIHLEDQAMPKRCGQRGGVRLVDADSGVKRVRCAVEARGSADLLVIGRTDALPVEGVAEAVRRARLYQDAGADLVFVDGIRRIKDLEAVAAAVDGPKVVSIVDGNETTALTASDLQELGFSVAFYALTALFTATRAVADALAHLRAAGTPAGGPPQHSYEEFSRIVGMDVHQDLDERFGD; encoded by the coding sequence TTGTCGGCTCGTGACAGGTCCTTCAGAAGTCTGCTGGAGGGCGGGGAGATCGTTCTGGCGCCGGGGGCCGCCGACGCCGTCACCGCGCGGCTCGTGGAGGCGGCGGGCTTTCCCGCGGTGTACATGACGGGGTTCGGTGCGACGGCCGGCCGGCTGGGGATGCCCGACATCGGTCTGCTCAGCCAGACGGAGATGACCGAGCACGCCCGGAACATGACGCGTGCGGTGTCGATCCCGGTCATCGCGGACGCCGACACCGGGTACGGCGGCCCGAGCAACATCGACCGCACCGTGCGCGAATACGTCCAGGCCGGGGTCGCGGCGATCCACCTGGAGGACCAGGCCATGCCCAAGCGCTGCGGACAGCGCGGCGGGGTGCGCCTGGTGGACGCGGACAGCGGGGTCAAGCGCGTCCGGTGCGCCGTGGAGGCGCGCGGATCGGCCGACCTGCTGGTGATCGGGCGCACCGACGCGCTGCCCGTGGAGGGCGTCGCGGAAGCGGTCCGGCGGGCCCGGCTGTACCAGGACGCGGGCGCGGACCTGGTGTTCGTCGACGGGATCAGGAGGATCAAGGACCTGGAGGCGGTGGCCGCGGCGGTCGACGGACCCAAGGTGGTGTCCATCGTGGACGGGAACGAGACCACCGCCCTGACCGCCTCGGACCTCCAGGAGCTCGGCTTCTCCGTGGCCTTCTACGCGCTGACCGCCCTGTTCACCGCCACCCGCGCCGTCGCCGACGCCCTGGCCCACCTCCGGGCGGCCGGCACCCCGGCGGGCGGGCCGCCGCAGCACAGCTACGAGGAGTTCTCGCGGATCGTCGGCATGGACGTGCACCAGGACCTCGACGAGCGCTTCGGCGACTGA
- the abc-f gene encoding ribosomal protection-like ABC-F family protein, with translation MRDRARPTLPAAARPAVQQLSVKDVTKSYGTRTLLDQVSFTVRPGERAAVIGENGSGKSTLLRLLAAAEAPDAGQITVHFPGGTGHLPQNLTLAPDRTVRDAVDLALAELRAMERRLRAAEERLAEATEAELAAYGELLLAYEERGGYEADARVDAALHGLGLAGITRERVLGSLSGGEQSRLALACVLAAAPELLLLDEPTNHLDATAVRWLEEHLRAHRGTVVAVTHDRAFLERVATTILEVDRDARTVHRHGDGWAGYRAAKAAARRRAEQRYAEWTEEVARTEELLEAAGRRHAATGRDPKQGFGKFRRSSEAKLGGQVRTARERLAQLRRDPVAEPAPPLRFTAAVRVAGEPEADGPLAELDGVRVGGRLHLDGLLAIAPGQRLLVTGGNGAGKTTLLRVLAGELEPDAGTVRRPARIGHLAQELPAHATHLPLLAAFAAGRPGPPDAYTDLLLALGLFREEDLHVPVAALSAGQQRRLQIARLVTRPADLLVLDEPTNHITLDLAEELRAALTTYPGAVVAVSHDRHFRTRFEGDRLELRGGRRR, from the coding sequence ATGCGCGACCGCGCCCGTCCCACCCTGCCCGCCGCCGCCCGCCCCGCCGTGCAACAGCTGTCGGTCAAGGACGTCACCAAGTCCTACGGCACCCGGACCCTCCTCGACCAGGTCTCCTTCACCGTCCGCCCGGGCGAGAGGGCCGCCGTCATCGGCGAGAACGGCTCCGGCAAGTCCACCCTGCTGCGGCTGCTCGCCGCGGCCGAGGCGCCCGATGCCGGACAGATCACCGTCCACTTCCCCGGAGGCACCGGCCACCTCCCCCAGAACCTCACCCTCGCCCCGGACCGCACCGTGCGGGACGCCGTCGACCTCGCGCTCGCCGAGCTGCGGGCCATGGAGCGCCGGCTGCGTGCGGCCGAGGAGCGTCTGGCCGAGGCGACCGAAGCCGAACTCGCCGCCTACGGAGAGCTGCTGCTCGCCTACGAGGAACGCGGCGGATACGAGGCGGACGCCCGCGTCGACGCCGCTCTGCACGGCCTCGGGCTCGCGGGGATCACCCGCGAGCGGGTGCTCGGCTCGCTCTCCGGCGGCGAGCAGTCGCGCCTCGCGCTCGCCTGCGTCCTGGCCGCCGCCCCCGAACTGCTGCTCCTCGACGAACCCACGAACCACCTCGACGCGACGGCCGTGCGCTGGCTCGAGGAGCACCTGCGCGCCCACCGCGGCACCGTCGTCGCGGTCACCCACGACCGCGCGTTCCTGGAGCGCGTCGCCACCACGATCCTCGAGGTCGACCGGGACGCGCGCACGGTGCACCGCCACGGCGACGGCTGGGCCGGCTACCGCGCCGCGAAGGCCGCCGCCCGGCGCCGCGCCGAACAGCGGTACGCGGAGTGGACCGAGGAGGTCGCCCGTACGGAGGAGCTCCTCGAAGCCGCGGGAAGACGGCACGCCGCCACCGGGCGCGATCCGAAGCAGGGTTTCGGCAAGTTCCGCCGCTCCAGCGAGGCGAAGCTGGGCGGGCAGGTCCGCACGGCCCGCGAGCGTCTGGCCCAGCTGCGCCGCGACCCGGTGGCGGAGCCCGCGCCACCGCTCCGCTTCACCGCGGCGGTGCGGGTGGCGGGCGAACCGGAGGCGGACGGCCCCCTCGCCGAACTCGACGGCGTACGGGTCGGCGGACGGCTGCACCTGGACGGGCTCCTCGCGATCGCGCCCGGGCAGCGGCTGCTGGTCACGGGCGGGAACGGCGCGGGCAAGACGACGCTCCTGCGCGTCCTGGCGGGCGAACTGGAGCCGGACGCGGGTACGGTGCGCCGCCCCGCCCGGATCGGCCACCTCGCGCAGGAACTGCCCGCGCACGCCACGCACCTGCCGCTGCTCGCCGCGTTCGCCGCCGGACGGCCCGGCCCGCCGGACGCGTACACCGACCTGCTCCTGGCCCTGGGCCTGTTCCGCGAGGAGGACCTGCACGTCCCGGTCGCCGCCCTGTCCGCGGGCCAGCAACGACGGCTGCAGATCGCCCGCCTGGTCACCCGGCCCGCCGACCTCCTCGTCCTCGACGAGCCGACCAACCACATCACGCTCGACCTGGCCGAGGAGCTCCGGGCCGCGCTCACGACGTACCCGGGAGCGGTGGTCGCGGTCTCGCACGACCGCCACTTCCGCACCCGGTTCGAAGGGGACCGGCTGGAACTGCGCGGCGGCCGCAGGCGCTGA
- a CDS encoding peptidoglycan-binding domain-containing protein codes for MRNRTALTEAVTSSAPEPQSYPGGDSLVFGMVAGPGVDGSGAREQDVSLFDGSLSAPRGSGEGAPRRGRHVAEKSRRARKAPRPRRAESKPEREGAGLSLPLLIAGALAAGFGLTVGLTSGLEQQTPDNRTLTMPDLLQPGLPLDAEQPAATQVSVAPTARTTPPAPPTSRATPTATHAPTGTHAPARTSTPPPATPPPAQPPTRTPPPTERPAANALRLGSSGPEVKDLQRRLQQLHLYLGSADGMFGAYLEAALTRFQVSRGILGERGVYGPSTRAALQAESDREADSDRNRWDRWDDWDDDRGGRDR; via the coding sequence ATGCGCAACAGGACTGCCCTGACCGAAGCAGTCACGTCCAGCGCCCCTGAGCCGCAGTCGTACCCCGGGGGTGACAGCCTCGTCTTCGGGATGGTCGCGGGGCCCGGCGTCGACGGTTCAGGCGCCCGAGAGCAGGACGTCTCGCTCTTCGACGGCTCCCTGTCCGCGCCGCGCGGCTCCGGGGAGGGCGCGCCGCGCCGCGGACGCCACGTGGCGGAGAAGTCGCGGCGCGCGCGGAAGGCGCCGCGGCCGCGGAGGGCCGAGAGCAAGCCGGAGCGCGAAGGGGCCGGTCTGTCGCTCCCGCTGCTGATCGCGGGGGCGCTCGCCGCGGGCTTCGGGCTGACGGTCGGTCTCACGTCCGGGCTGGAGCAGCAGACCCCGGACAACCGGACCCTGACGATGCCGGACCTCCTGCAGCCCGGTCTGCCGCTGGACGCCGAGCAGCCGGCCGCCACCCAGGTGTCCGTCGCGCCGACGGCACGGACCACCCCGCCCGCGCCGCCCACGTCGCGGGCCACCCCGACGGCCACGCATGCGCCCACCGGCACCCACGCGCCGGCGCGGACGTCCACCCCGCCGCCCGCGACCCCGCCGCCCGCGCAGCCGCCGACCCGCACGCCCCCGCCGACCGAGCGCCCGGCCGCGAACGCCCTTCGGCTCGGCAGCTCCGGGCCCGAGGTCAAGGACCTGCAGCGCCGCCTCCAGCAGCTCCACCTCTACCTCGGCTCGGCGGACGGGATGTTCGGCGCGTACCTGGAGGCGGCCCTGACCCGCTTCCAGGTGTCCCGAGGCATCCTCGGGGAACGGGGCGTCTACGGCCCGTCGACCCGCGCGGCCCTGCAGGCCGAGTCCGACCGCGAGGCCGATTCGGACCGGAACCGCTGGGACCGCTGGGACGACTGGGACGACGACCGCGGCGGCCGGGACCGCTGA
- a CDS encoding choice-of-anchor A family protein: MSQTVTAGMRTGMRGAVALAFVVGLSAPCAAFAAPLAPAAGQAPACPAAGKEPGIGPVPLFTDENVALYAGGDYTADGGTAEAEGLLVVAGNATFAKSSGGVFNIGRVGAGSGILPASGSVMLAVGGNLNIAKGTTVDVGHGLTAGPRYGGAVQVGKEIDEKGSLETNGGSRSSGTGASAALSPHASFGDTIRRESASLGALKTTGTTTRSGDTVTFKGGSASGTQVFEISAKELDGASTFVFASLPDGAAAVVNVTGAQAVDISPMAVAFNGNRADTYDSAHFGEAASRILYNFEDSAKISLGGGGNFMGSILAPKASADMTASTNGRVYVGGDIRTHGSGNESHNYPWTGTSTFECKPTKTPETPGGKPSTPPETSVPTPSSTPSQPGEETTSPTTPGTSAPTPGASESTAPSATTPPKGGGSGGGGSLATTGGEVAPYLGAAAALGVAGGAVLLVTRRRRAQH; encoded by the coding sequence ATGTCCCAGACAGTCACCGCCGGCATGCGCACCGGTATGCGCGGCGCCGTGGCGCTCGCCTTCGTCGTCGGCCTCTCGGCCCCGTGCGCGGCCTTCGCCGCTCCGCTCGCCCCGGCCGCCGGCCAGGCCCCCGCGTGCCCGGCCGCCGGAAAGGAGCCGGGCATCGGCCCCGTGCCCCTGTTCACCGACGAGAACGTCGCCCTCTACGCGGGCGGTGACTACACCGCGGACGGCGGGACGGCCGAGGCCGAGGGGCTGCTGGTCGTCGCCGGCAACGCCACGTTCGCCAAGTCGTCCGGAGGCGTCTTCAACATCGGCCGCGTGGGTGCCGGTTCGGGCATCCTGCCCGCCTCCGGTTCGGTCATGCTGGCGGTCGGCGGCAACCTGAACATCGCCAAGGGGACGACCGTAGACGTCGGCCACGGTCTGACCGCGGGGCCGCGCTACGGCGGCGCGGTCCAGGTGGGCAAGGAGATCGACGAGAAGGGCTCCCTGGAGACGAACGGCGGCTCCCGGTCCTCCGGCACGGGGGCGAGCGCCGCTCTGAGCCCGCACGCCTCCTTCGGCGACACGATCCGCCGCGAGTCGGCCTCGCTCGGCGCGCTGAAGACCACCGGCACCACCACCCGGTCGGGCGACACCGTCACCTTCAAGGGCGGGAGCGCGAGCGGCACGCAGGTCTTCGAGATCTCGGCGAAGGAGCTCGACGGCGCGTCGACCTTCGTGTTCGCGTCCCTCCCCGACGGGGCGGCCGCCGTCGTCAACGTGACCGGTGCCCAGGCCGTGGACATCTCCCCGATGGCCGTCGCGTTCAACGGGAACCGCGCGGACACCTACGACTCCGCGCACTTCGGCGAGGCCGCCTCGCGGATCCTCTACAACTTCGAGGACTCCGCCAAGATCAGCCTCGGCGGCGGAGGCAACTTCATGGGATCGATCCTCGCGCCCAAGGCGAGTGCGGACATGACCGCAAGCACCAACGGCCGCGTCTACGTCGGCGGCGACATCCGCACCCACGGTTCGGGCAACGAGAGCCACAACTACCCGTGGACCGGCACCTCGACCTTCGAGTGCAAGCCCACGAAGACCCCGGAGACCCCGGGCGGGAAGCCCTCCACCCCGCCGGAGACCTCGGTGCCGACGCCGAGCTCGACCCCGTCGCAGCCCGGCGAGGAGACCACGAGCCCCACGACACCGGGCACCTCCGCCCCGACGCCGGGCGCGTCCGAGTCGACGGCCCCGTCGGCCACCACGCCTCCCAAGGGCGGCGGCTCGGGCGGCGGCGGCTCGCTCGCCACGACCGGTGGTGAGGTCGCGCCCTACCTGGGCGCGGCCGCGGCCCTGGGCGTGGCCGGCGGCGCGGTGCTGCTGGTCACGCGCCGCCGCCGCGCGCAGCACTGA
- a CDS encoding vWA domain-containing protein, protein MAGTQNYINHVALVLDASSSMSHLRSKVVEVADQQIEYLARRSRELDQETRVTVYVFADKVECVIYDKDVLRMPSLKQLYRVGGMTALLAAALTSQRELAQTAQLYGDHSFLTFVLTDGQENASHRGPDAPAKDPRALVAAVAGMIESQQDNWTLAVLVPDQTGKREAMQCGFPKDNIAIWDATSTQGLQEAGQVIREATEKFMVGRTKGIRGSRSVFSAGAAVSKQTIEAAGLTPVDPSAFALIPVSRDVAIREWVVDSGHTYRTGGAYYQLSKSERIQARKQIAVLEKKTDRVYTGPQARALLGLPDEEVRVKPDHNDEFTIFVQSTSVNRKLVAQTRLLLMV, encoded by the coding sequence ATGGCCGGAACCCAGAACTACATCAACCACGTCGCGCTGGTGCTGGACGCGAGCTCGTCGATGTCGCACCTGAGGAGCAAGGTCGTCGAGGTCGCCGACCAGCAGATCGAGTACCTCGCGCGGCGGTCGAGGGAGCTGGACCAGGAGACCCGGGTCACGGTGTACGTGTTCGCCGACAAGGTGGAGTGCGTCATCTACGACAAGGACGTGCTGCGGATGCCGTCGCTGAAGCAGCTGTACCGGGTCGGCGGCATGACCGCCCTGCTGGCGGCGGCGCTCACGTCCCAGCGGGAGCTGGCGCAGACGGCCCAGCTGTACGGTGACCACAGCTTCCTCACCTTCGTCCTGACGGACGGCCAGGAGAACGCGAGCCACCGCGGCCCGGACGCCCCGGCGAAGGATCCCCGCGCGCTGGTCGCGGCGGTGGCCGGAATGATCGAGTCGCAGCAGGACAACTGGACGCTCGCGGTCCTCGTCCCGGACCAGACGGGCAAGCGCGAGGCCATGCAGTGCGGGTTCCCGAAGGACAACATCGCGATCTGGGACGCCACGAGCACGCAGGGCCTCCAGGAGGCCGGGCAGGTCATCCGGGAGGCCACCGAGAAGTTCATGGTGGGCCGGACCAAGGGCATCCGCGGTTCGCGGTCCGTGTTCTCCGCCGGCGCCGCGGTCAGCAAGCAGACCATCGAGGCGGCCGGTCTCACCCCGGTGGACCCCTCGGCCTTCGCGCTGATCCCGGTCTCCCGCGACGTGGCGATCCGCGAGTGGGTCGTGGACAGCGGACACACCTACCGGACCGGCGGCGCCTACTACCAGCTGAGCAAGTCGGAGCGGATCCAGGCCCGCAAGCAGATCGCGGTGCTGGAGAAGAAGACGGACCGCGTGTACACGGGCCCGCAGGCGCGCGCCCTGCTCGGTCTGCCGGACGAGGAGGTCCGGGTGAAGCCGGACCACAACGACGAGTTCACGATCTTCGTGCAGAGCACCAGCGTCAACCGGAAGCTCGTCGCGCAGACGCGGCTGCTGCTGATGGTCTGA